From Calliphora vicina chromosome 3, idCalVici1.1, whole genome shotgun sequence:
TCATCCTACTGCTGCTGGGTTCGGCGGCCGTCTCCATATTTATGAAACAGTTTGATGATGCTGTCAGCATAACCATAGCCATTATTATAGTGGTAACAGTAGCTTTTATACAGGAATACAGATCGGAGAAGAGTTTAGAGGAGCTTAAGAAATTAGTGCCACCCGAATGTCATTGTTTGAGAGAGGGTAGGCTGGAAACGTTTCTGGCCCGAGAATTAGTGCCGGGAGATGTGGTACACTTGAATGTGGGCGATCGGGTGCCGGCCGATGTAAGGCTATTCGATGCCATTGATTTGTCCATAGATGAATCCAGCTTTACGGGTGAAACAGAGCCGGCTAGAAAGTGCACGGATTTGTTGTTGAATAATACAGGGAATAAGGATCATACGAATATGAAGAATATTGCCTTTATGGGCACTTTAGTGCGCTGTGGCAATGGCAAGGGTATTGTTGTAAGTACCGGCGAGAGAAGTGAATTTGGTGAGGTCTTTAAAATGATGCAGGCAGAAGAGGCTCCTAAGACCCCACTACAAAAGTCCATGGACATTTTGGGGGCTCAACTAAGTTTCTATTCGTTTCTAATTATTGGTGTCATCATGCTATTGGGTTGGTTGCAGGGCAAACCCTTAAcggaaatgtttaatatttctgTATCCTTGGCCGTGGCCGCCATACCTGAAGGTTTACCCATCGTGGTAACAGTTACCTTGGCCTTGGGCGTTATGCGTATGGCCAAACGCAATGCCATTGTTAAAAAGCTACCCACGGTAGAGACATTGGGTTGTGTCAATGTCATTTGCTCGGATAAGACCGGAACACTAACCAAAAATGAAATGACGGTAACCGTGATCATAACCTCAGATGCCTATATGGCGGATGTAACAGGAGCTGGATACAATGATCAGGGTGAGATACACATACGCAATTGCAACAATATAGAAATGGCTAAATCCAACATAACTAATTTACTGGAAATCGGAGCAGTGTGCAATAATGCCTACATACAAAATGGCACTTTACTGGGTCAACCAACCGAAGGTGCTCTCATTGCTGCCGCCATGAAGAATGGCATGTACGCCACCGCTGAAAACTATGTGCGCATTCAGGAGTATCCTTTCTCCTCGGACCAGAAAATGATGGCCGTCAAATGCATACACaagtacaataacaacaaagagGAAATCTATTTTGCCAAGGGCGCCTTGGATTATTTATTGCCTCAGTGCACCAAATATCAATTTGGCACCCAAACCATGCCTTTGACTAAACAAAATGAAGCGGAATTCCTGGCTGAAGCTTATGAAATAGGCCGCAAGGGCTTAAGAGTGTTGGCCCTGGCCAAGGGTAAAAATCTACAGGATTTAATTTATTGCGGTTTGGTGGGCATTACTGATCCTCCCAGACCATTGGTCAGGGAATCAATTGAGCTGTTGATGCAGAGTGGCGTGCGAGTGAAAATGGTGACGGGTGATGCACAGGAGACAGCAATGGCAATTGGTAAGTGGACactaaattacattcatttatattttcttgtgtgagcccaaatttaaaaaaaaatctagattttgaaatttgagttttcaactgttataaaatattggtacttttctatagatttaTAGTACCAAATTAAAGTACTACAAcaagataaatttataaatatttatattctatttgaaaaacaatttttgggatttaatctttttgaaaatttactttttttgtacttcatttcacaaaaagtacttttttgaaaatgtacttttaccagaaagtactttttttgaaatgttactttaatttttcataaagtactttcttgaaaacatatttttttaaaaaagtacttatgtatttcaaaaactggacaaaaagtacttaattggtacttttagaaaaaagtactttttcttacttttttattaattatacttTGATATGTATGCCAAACAAATTGTTTGTACTTGtggtacttttcaaaaaagtacttatatGGTACTTTGTGAAGAAATACTTTTCGTAACATACTTGTTTGGTTGTGtttcaaaaagtattaatttggtactttttctgatCATTtctaaaagtactattttggcAGTTTGTATCAAAAGTATGAAGTTGGcagttttaaaatacatatagtttttagtttaaattttaatacataaaccaaagaaaatttgtatacgtttaaaaagtacctttttggtactttttcaaaaataattttttttttatactttttgaaatgaaatattttttgtttgaaaaattagaaaattttttcaatggatttagtattaacaagtaagagagctatattcggctgtgtcgaatcttatatacccttcaccaaaatatacttcaaaatacaaattttaaatatttttgtatttttttttccaaagttgtatttttaattttttggaaaaaaatttgtttccaattgttattttaaattttaaaaccattttttttgttttttaaatttttttttggtgaaaaaaaaaaatcatgttaaaaaatattttttccgattttgacccattgtaggtccaacttactatggtcttatatacgtcgttgcaaaggtctttgaaatatctatcattagatatccctATTGAATATATTAAGGTCAAAAATTTcattcgaaatctttccaagagaaattccaaatattgaaaaatttgacttttgaccttcacgatttaagggttaacgttttccgattttagtaaaagtttcagattatatttagaattatctggactataatattctgaataatttttgcttaaaattcataagagtaaggaaatagagctcattggcctaaaaattgtcaaataattggtttttctcgaaaatttcaaaatttaaatcgcaggtacggaaaaactataagagatattttcataattttttcacattattattacctattatattcttaataaatcccaatgagatgatcaaaaaattctgaaatttgtttaaaaaaatttttaaaaatttgaaaatggagttttgaaactgccattaaaaaaattttatttttttgttcatacctaataataggttaacggtatcctacgaagacaaaaacacattttaagtaaaaatgagctattattttaatatttatcaaaatatgttaattttgttcctacatttcttgttctagttgcctgagacacgttaatggcctggcgaatttttaataactttaaaattttttgaccaatttctgttttttatgtctcattagaacgacaattacgtacacatttcgattcttttaaattaaattacaaaagtaattttttaaatggcaaaatttttacaaaaactgaaaaaaattcttttttcccccttgtaaatgcatctcaaaacttcagagggcttgcggcacgtcttaaccccaaccgatttacctaaaattttttcaggatgattttttttactaatgttcaccaaactggggggtgagaatggccaaaatataCCCTTGCCGCCACTTTTTGAggtcttcaattctcttttaacaatagcccaatatctctccactggccttagctccagacaGTTTGGAGGATTCGGCTCTTTTGATACAAATACCACAATATTgttaatacatcaatattttcGGAATTcatccggctcggttgctaattaaaatggaaaaaatcggtccacaaatggctgagatataaggataaAACCGGTACAACcactatttttttacctatatctggattactaagttattaatatagacaatatggatatctaatgatagatatttcaaagacctttgcaacgacatatataagaccatagtaagttggacctacaatgggtcaaaatcggaaaaaaatattttttaaactgatttttttttcgccaaaaaaaacaaatttaaaaaacaagaaaaatttttttaaaaatttaaaaaaaaatccaaatttaaaaaattttaaaaaaacaattcgaaaaatatttttttacaaaaaatgataaaaacaactttgaaaaaaaaattattttgattacctaaaattattaaaaatttttatttggaagtataatttggtgaagggtatataagattcgacacagctctcttaattgttttttttttcaaagttgtttttatacccttcaccttcgtgagaagggtataataagtttgtcattccgtttgtaatttctacatttttcatttccgaccctataaagtatatatattctggatccttatagatagcggagtcgattaagccatgtccgtctgtctgtctgttgaaatgaattttctgaagaccccagatatcgtcgggatccaaatcttcaataattctgtcagcaatgctttcgagaagtttcctatttaaaatcagcaaaatcggtccacaaatggctgagatatgaggaaaaaaccaggacaacatcgatctttgacccatatctggattactaagtcattaatatagacaatatggaagttttctatttaaaatcagcaaaatcgcaAAATCgttcataaataacggagatatgagcaaaaaaccgggacaacctcgatttttgacctatttttgatatatatctggattactaagtcattaatatagacaatatggatatctaatgatagatatttcaaagtccattgcaacgatgtagataaggctatagtaagttggacctacaatgggtcaaaatcgggaaaaatattttttaacccgaatttttttttcatcaaaaaatttttttgtcatacatttttttccaaaaaaaaaaaatcggaaaaaactttttttaaaaaaaaattaaaaaaataaattttgtttacctaaaaatatttaaaaaaattaactttttaagtataatttggtgaagggtatataagattcggcacagccgaatatagctctcttacttgtttttttttcattttttgaaataaacatttttcgaattgttttttaaagttttttagttttttccattttgtttttagtatttagcgGGAAAAAATTTCGggataaaattttgtttttaaatttaaaattctaaaaaaaaaatatccaaaaactttggaaaaaaatataaattttgtttacccaaaaatatttaaaattttaattttgaagtataatttggtgaagggtattatataagattcggcacagccgaatatagctctcttagttgttttttttaattttttggaataaaaatttttcgaattgttttaaaaaaaaattttttttaaaatttttattttttaaattttttttaatatttagcgaaaaaaaaaacttttgatgaaaaaaaaatttcgtgataaaaaatttttttaaaatttaaaattggaaaaaaaaattccaaaaaattaaaaaaaaatttggaaaaaaaattaaattttttttaatatttaaaatttgtattttgaagtataatttgctgaatggtatataagattcggcacagcagaatatagctctcttaattgttttttccaaagttgttttttttttcattttttggaatacaaatttttcgaattgttttttaaatttaaaatttttttttttatttttaaaatttttttttttaatatttagcgaaaaaaaaaactttgaaatatctatcattcgatatccatattgtctataataatccatatagatcaaaaataggccaaaaatcgaggtagtcattgttttttgcttatatctcagccatttgtgggcagattttctcgatttttaatagcaaccgaaaCAGGACGGTATAGAATTTATTGATACTAGCATAACCCgatgcacttcgctacccctaccctagtaaaattaaaaaaaatgtgaatggaaatacgaaaataacacatacaaaatttgagaatctctcaattacagttcacttgatattcgaaaataaaaaatgggagataccactccactgctctgatcccacccatttttaaaccttttatataaatatcaagctttactttaactttcctttataagggaggggtcattcctactaagcggataatgcttagctaaacttcgaacagagCTACGACCTCCTTAGAAtgcagagtttaaattcttttagaattaagctacgtatacacggttgtcatattcttacaatattgtcagaaaatgttcaataaatggttaacacccatatatttcaacataagttctcatggttgtgttaaccattttaTGAGCATGTTCTGACAATAGCttaatagttctccagatattaaaaattaattatttactttgcgccataaccaccaatgcaatcccgaccattttcagccaatctgtgtaaaatggtaagagagctatgcggacaaagtttgaagaaccttgcaattattactttgtatgggaggtgactcacatctTTTTCCGACCTCTAccattttgggtgctatgccctctaatctaattccgtctatattcagctaaactccgcacagtaataagaaattaattcgctaaaagtttaaacacttttacaattatagttctacagatattcgaaattaattatatacattgtatagggtgtgccacgctcactattccaatcccaaacaatttcagcgaaactatgaaaatttataaaagagccatttagactaagtttgaagaatcttgcaattacaTTTCACATAatgtttagaaataactatttactttgtatgggaggcgactcaccattttttccCACTCGTCCCATTTTTCActaaacttcatgcagtaatAAACCattgaaaatcgtcacaattataaaataactttttacttatcaacaattacatatttacccccatatgcataaagagttttttaaatttgtcaaaggtttataaaaccaattttgttttataaacctttgataaatttaaaaattgcttatgcatatgggagttagaaaataaaaaaaaaaaacaccttcaaaatatatatttattaaagcgaatttaaattactaaagtcttcttctttgttttctataacaactctcacttaaaacagagcgaaatcaatactgtttaattgtttctcccaaggcgaatctataaattcgccttggtttctcctatttatttacaaataaaacagagcgaaatcaatactgtttaattgtttctcccaaggcgaatctataaattcgccttggtttctcctatttatttacaacaacaaattgaacaaacacacgcattgctttgtttactttttagcttaaggttcacatgtacacgtttttgcatatgtgttagtaacatctttaaatgcttataactcctaaaaaactgaaccgatttcaataaaatatatattccctttaaaatggtatattccttgcccaaattaaatgtataatgtgagattaaaaggggtctaaagaaatcgacttgcctattaatattatgatatgaatcatgtatgtaagttatttgggggctacggaaagtttatttcaacatacagacggacagagggCTATAAAgatccggaatatatatactttataggatagtaaataaaaactatagaaattataaacaaaatgacaaacttatataaaaaccctAGCCTCTCATGATGAATGGTATAAAAGGAAACTCAATTCAAGCTTAAATAACACTGCttcaaaagcattttttttttcggctccaaatttttccaatatttcaacaatttaaacCCCCACAAATTTTAATCATTTCCTGCTTGAATATACacaatcaatttattttgttaatctttttaacattttgttttattataatgcTTGATTTCATATcatctttatttgattttctcctCTCctctcttattttttttttgtggaaataacATTTCATAATTACAATTTTACACACAACACAAGAGGAGtaaaataaacgaaataaaaaaggAAAGGACCACTACATGTTTCCAACTCATTGAACTTGTACATATTGTGTTATCGTCTGTCCTTATCAGCAACATGAGTGTCCTTTACATAAAGTCCCAggatggaaatttttttaataatttttgtgcaactttaatattttaacattatgGAGCATTTATTACCTTTGTTTTTTGGATGGGGACGGCtatgtaaatgttatgtgttTCCAGATATGATAAAAAAGGATAAAGGTTTATTGCCATAATCCCCTACCGCCCCTTAAAACAAACTTTATTTTCAAGGTTTTAAGATAAAAATGCAAGCAGCACCAGGACGACTTGGTTGGCTTCGCAGAAATAATTAACCACAGTCAGTTACTCATAGTTTTGGGGAAGGCAGGAGAACTAGCCCTCCTTCTTACTCATTTCACTgtctttatatttgaaaaaaatgcttGCATATCCTGTCAGTTTAACAacctacacacacacacactttatTGACTTGCTTGTATATGTATTTCCGTAACcgggaaatttttgttggtttgttcTCAGCTGGCCACCATTTACTACAGAGTACATTGGACAGGCTAAAATGTGTATCGTTGCAACTAAAAAACACTTAGTTTCCCAGACAAAATGAATTATATCCTTTAACATACAACTTTAGCCTGTAGGAGTCTGTCTGTACAAACAGACAACGACACAGAGATCAACTCTCAAACGAATTTATTTTTGAAGTGCAGTTTCCTTCATGTCAGTCGTATCAACATCAACACAACATCAGGAGCATATCAAATAGATATTTTACAATTTCACTCTGATGTTGTTTAatctggttttttttttttggcatttttctTTATCCACCCTGATGGTAGCCAGTCAGGAACCTAACTCAGTTTCTAACTCTTCTGAGAACGAACTCCTACatagtttagattttttttttagcagtttcagttaaattgtatatttaacaTGAATGTTTCAGGGAGTAATAAATCTTTGTGGTGGCATACATGAAATAAATAAACCCTTGTATATGAAGGGCACAAAATAgtactatttgcaaataagttgGAATTTCACTACCACaaaaaaacagaagaaaaaaaaaatatagaaagcaAGCAACAATCTGATGTTCATTACTGTTAGAAGATAAGAATAGTTtggttttatatgtttttagggttgaattgaaaagtttttggagaaaaaaagaacaaaacaaatagaaaatgttttggCATTAAACATACATTGTGAACACATgaagaagatttttttttcgttacgtCAACTTCCAGCATTTCAGCCATGTTTAACAATCAAGTAACATGACATTGTTGCATCCAtcgttttagaaatttacatacATGTCCTTCCTTCTTTCACAGTTAAATTGTTCAAAGTCAAAAACATTCCAGAAAAAGacaatatacaaacaaaatcactttaaaaGGCTAAataaggaaacaaaaaaaaaagtaccaaaaatggtacttttataacaaaaaaaaggctaaatgaagaaataaatattaaattaaaaatttttatagtcgatataaccatgcccatttgtatgttgaaatcatatttcaatagcccccaaataacttaccttaatgattcatacatcaatatatccgctatagtatCGGTTCgctattgctatttaaaatcgagaaaatcggcccacaaatggctgagatataagcaaaaaaccgagaCTATCTCGATTATTGACCTTTTTACCTAATTtgagctatatctggattactaagtcatttatttagacaat
This genomic window contains:
- the SPoCk gene encoding calcium-transporting ATPase type 2C member 1 isoform X2; this encodes MLLTTAESSTFSASEVAGRLQVDVRSGLKWTEAKYRAKIIGHNELNVIEEEPTWKKYAEQFKNPLILLLLGSAAVSIFMKQFDDAVSITIAIIIVVTVAFIQEYRSEKSLEELKKLVPPECHCLREGRLETFLARELVPGDVVHLNVGDRVPADVRLFDAIDLSIDESSFTGETEPARKCTDLLLNNTGNKDHTNMKNIAFMGTLVRCGNGKGIVVSTGERSEFGEVFKMMQAEEAPKTPLQKSMDILGAQLSFYSFLIIGVIMLLGWLQGKPLTEMFNISVSLAVAAIPEGLPIVVTVTLALGVMRMAKRNAIVKKLPTVETLGCVNVICSDKTGTLTKNEMTVTVIITSDAYMADVTGAGYNDQGEIHIRNCNNIEMAKSNITNLLEIGAVCNNAYIQNGTLLGQPTEGALIAAAMKNGMYATAENYVRIQEYPFSSDQKMMAVKCIHKYNNNKEEIYFAKGALDYLLPQCTKYQFGTQTMPLTKQNEAEFLAEAYEIGRKGLRVLALAKGKNLQDLIYCGLVGITDPPRPLVRESIELLMQSGVRVKMVTGDAQETAMAIASLIGIDTIHHQTLSGQEMDQMNEHQLDKVANNVSVFYRVSPRHKLDIVKSLQRTGNIVGMTGDGVNDGVALKKADIGIAMGKNGTDVCKEAADMILVNDDFHTIIAAIEEGKAIFYNIRNFVRFQLSTSIAALSLIALATLMGIANPLNAMQILWINIIMDGPPAQSLGVEPVDHDVLKQKPRNVKQPMITKSVIVNVLLSASIIILGTLWVFQREMIDGSLGKTKRDTTMTFTCFVFFDMFNALSCRSQTKSVFTIGLTSNKMFLLAVGFSIIGQMLVIYFPPLQMVFQTEALSAYDILFLLSLTSSVLIVAEIKKWFERTMERKMYKTRSELDFV